TTCGGAAAAGAAAAGTTGTTCCCGCAACTCATTTCCAATCCCTCTTTTTTTATTAATGTGATTTTTGTTGTTCAAACGTTTTTAAAAGCAACTTTGGTAAGTTTCTTCCGCTAGAGGGCGTCCTTGTCACTAAGAGCAGTATGCTCGGGTTGACAGAGGCTTTAACTCCTGACCCAACAAAAGCAGGTCCTACGGCAAAAATCCAAAAACCGGTGCCGGAGCCAAGACAGCAGCGAAATTAAAGAAGGGAAAAAAGGGGGTCCGGATCGCGGGTCCGCGCCGGTCGGCCCTTATGGGGGGCGGCTGCGGAACCCGTCGATGTGTTGGCTGGGGCGGCAGGGATCGAACCTGCGAATGGCGGCACCAAAAGCCGCTGCCTTACCGCTTGGCCACGCCCCAACCGGACGAGCGGGACCATACTGGCAATCTCGGCGCTGGGCAAGTGTCTGAAAGGCCCCGCGTGCAGGTGATTTTGCCCTGGTCGTCCCGAGCGTTGTCTATTTGGCCGCGGCGAGGACGGCCGAGAGGAAACATCCGGCATTGGCACGCAAACTGCCGATCCGTTCGACCAGACTTGTCGTGGCCCGGCTCATCAGCCCGACCGAGGCCGAACTGGTGCGCGACAGGGCGCGGACATCGGCGGTGGCCTGGGAGATGGCATCGACACTGGTGGCGACCTGACCGATGTTGCGCATGATTTCGCCCTGGGCGGCCTGCTGTTCGGTCACGGCGGCGGCGACCTGTTCGGTCACCAGATCAAGTTTTTGGACGGTGCCGATGATCTCGCCGATCGAAAGCGCCGCCTCGGCGACGGTTTTTTGGATATTGGCGACCTTTTCCTCGACCTGGGCGGTACCGCCGGCGGTCTGCTGGGCCAGGGTCTTGACCTCGCCGGCGACCACGGCGAAGCCCCGACCGGCTTCCCCGGCGCGGGCGGCCTCGATGGTGGCGTTCAGCGCCAGCAGATGGGTTTGGCGCGAGATGGTGTCGATGAAGCGGGTGGCGTCCGAGATGCCCTTGGCCGCCTCGGTCAGCTTGGCGACGACGCCAGCCAGGGCGCCGGTGCGCTCGCTGGCCTCGCTGGCGATCTCGGCGGCCAGACTGTTCTGGCGGGCGATTTCGCCCATCGATGCCGAGATTTCCTCGGTGGCGCCGGCCACGGTGTTCATCGCCATCGCGGTTTCCGTGGCGTTCTGCTCCAGATCGTGCAGGCGGGCTTCCAGGGTTTCGGCATCCCTGGCCATGGCGCCGGCGGTCTGATCAAGGGTGGTCCCGGCCTCGGCGACCTCGCCGGTCAGGGTCAGAACCGTGTCCTGGAACGAATTGGCATGGCCGGTGATCTTGATGCTGGCGCGGTCGCGCTCTTCGGCGAAATACACGTCGAGGACGGCCAGCATGTCGATGTAGACGGCGCGGATCGCCGCCCGCAATCCCCGGGCCAGAGCCTCGGAGCGCAGCCCCTTGGCCTGGGCCATGCGCCCGGTCAGGCCGCAGAGCACATGGGAATAGGCGGCGAAATAGATCGACGGGGTGATGCCGCGATCGACGTGGGCCTTGCCGATGCGCTGGGCCTGCGAGGCATGGGCTTTCCAGTCGCCCTTGAACAGCACCTCGACCCAATGGCGGCGTTGGGCCAGACGGGCGCGTTCGACGGATTGGGCGGAGCCGAACATCGCGTAAAGCTCGGGGGTGCGCGAGACGGTGTCATAAAATTCGCCCAGAAGGTCATCGATCATCGAGACCATCAAGGGGTGGATCTCGTTTAGATCCTCGGTCAACCGGGCGTCGGCCTTGAGGAGGGACAGGGTCGGATTCGGCATGTACATTCTTGGATCTCCGCGGTCTTTGGCGCTGCCGGTTCGCTTAGGAAGCGCTTATGGCCGGGGCGGAACAACCGGGAAAAAAATGAGGGCGCCCGACCGGCGCTCTCGGCCGGAGTTATGTCTTTGAAGCGAAGATCCGTGGTTTTTCATGCCTAAAAGACATTTTCGGCGGCTGGTTTTTCATTCAGCGAGGCAAGCGGCAACGAAATCCGCAAGGGGCATTCCAAAACGCATATCCGACTGGAAAAGGGGGATTATCCGGGGGGCC
The DNA window shown above is from Rhodospirillum rubrum ATCC 11170 and carries:
- a CDS encoding globin-coupled sensor protein; this encodes MPNPTLSLLKADARLTEDLNEIHPLMVSMIDDLLGEFYDTVSRTPELYAMFGSAQSVERARLAQRRHWVEVLFKGDWKAHASQAQRIGKAHVDRGITPSIYFAAYSHVLCGLTGRMAQAKGLRSEALARGLRAAIRAVYIDMLAVLDVYFAEERDRASIKITGHANSFQDTVLTLTGEVAEAGTTLDQTAGAMARDAETLEARLHDLEQNATETAMAMNTVAGATEEISASMGEIARQNSLAAEIASEASERTGALAGVVAKLTEAAKGISDATRFIDTISRQTHLLALNATIEAARAGEAGRGFAVVAGEVKTLAQQTAGGTAQVEEKVANIQKTVAEAALSIGEIIGTVQKLDLVTEQVAAAVTEQQAAQGEIMRNIGQVATSVDAISQATADVRALSRTSSASVGLMSRATTSLVERIGSLRANAGCFLSAVLAAAK